Sequence from the Psilocybe cubensis strain MGC-MH-2018 chromosome 10, whole genome shotgun sequence genome:
AAACTCGCACCCAAAAACCCAAGATCATGCACTGTACGCTTGAGCTCCAATGCAGCATTAGTTGCATTGTGCATAGCGAGCGACGCAAAGGCTCCAAATCTATCTGTAGCATTCGAAATTGTAGCCGCTAGTTGGTCGTTTACCTGCACCGCCATGTTCTCCGCGGATACTGAATCAGAAATTCCTTGAATACACGGCTCGGCACATGAAAGGACCATCTAAGTTAATTTGTAACATATACCTAGATATCAGTGGGCAGTGCAGAAAATAACGAGAAAGGTTTTGTTGAACCCACAAAATCGATATTATTCTCATTCATACTTTGCAATCGTTGATTATGTACGTCAAGCAGGTTGTTCATTAGCTCTGCATTTGTGCCTCCTTCCAACAGAAAAGCATAATGTTAGTTCAATGGTCATTGACAAAACGATGGACAATGATGAAGTCGGGCGTACCTTGAGCAGCTTGGCCTCTAAATCAACACTTGAACTTCAGAGATAGCGATACTGATCTAGGGCTTGAGAGAACCTTACGTAAATTGAGTAACAAATTGTGGAATCGTCCATGCTTCTTCGAAGACAATTGTGCCCCCTGTATCCCTGAACCTACGTGCCTGACCGAAGTCAAAAATGCACAAAGAGAGTAATAGTAAAGCAGCTGTTAAAGAAATCATCGAACCCCAGGTTAGTTTTTTGGACAAAAGACTACTCCCTTTTATAGCTTTTCCGCCTCTACGTAGAATTCCAAAAATTCTCCGTGCGAACAGTCCCAGACATTGATTTTCACTCATACTTATGAAGTTACAACCAATTACTTACAGGATCCATTCACCAAAATCTGCAATCTGTATAACTAAGCTCTATATAGAGTGCAATTTTTCAACGATGCTCCACAATTCTCAGTGTGCGGCACAAACGAATTTCCATACATATACCCTGCCGACATCCCGAGAGGTTGATTGTAAGAACAACTAATTTTTCACACACAATCATCCACGGCATGAGCCCTGCTCAATACCAACCCAATAAAGCCGAGCACCGAGACAAGGTATCGAGATATCTGTAAAGTAATCTGGTGATAAGAACGGAATGTTACGGTCTCCCATACGGGTCCCCATGTAGATTCTATTAGAAAGAGAGTCAATTTTATATGGTAGGCGAGTTGTAAAAGGGATAAACTGTAAAATTTAGCAATATATGTGTAATATTTAGTGGGATAAATCAAGCCAGTGACCTTATTGGTTTCTTTAGTGCATGCCTCAGTATAAGATGTTGGTGACGCGACTTTCACGCGATTAGGGGTATCCAATGTCACGTGTGTACAGCGAAAAGCAATTTCATTGGCTGACGTACTTGGTTCAAACAAAATTAGCTTGGTATAAAAACACACTTCAAGCTTATAAGAATTGTTGAGTGATTCTCATGTTGAGAATATGTATACAGGCAATGGGACAAATTGACACAGATTGCGAATTTTAGACTGTGAGATAGATATATTTATTAATAGCATATTCCGAAGTTGCCCATCAGGTGTATAGTTAAAAGAAAGCTGCGTGATTATCACCAAATCGACATGATACTACTAAAATTGATAGGGCAGATCTTTCAGCACTCCTTGAGTCGAAGAGCCCAAGAACAAAGAATCTTACTGGACCTCATCGAAGGAATCGAAAAGAATCGTTGTAAAAGTCATCACTGGCTGTTCCATAGGTTTCCTACTCGTCTTCATAACCACGTCGTTGGAGTATCTTACCCTCCGTGAATGATGCCTTTGCTTCATAGTACTAAAGGTCATGAGGAACAACGTATCCTTGACGAATCACAAAGTGACTCACAGGCAGTTAACCTTGTAGCCAACTTCTCCGCCGTGCAACGTGTTTTTCATATCTACACGTTTTAAGATTATCTGCCAAGCAACATCAAAGGAACCTCAGAACGTGAGCTCCATTAGCGACATGACACCATAAAACAGCGTTTCGCAAATGCAAATACAAATGGATTCATCCAGTATGCACCTGCATCAATGCGAATATGGTGAGCCGCGCCGAAACAATGAGGCTTCCACTGTCCAGCCAACATAAAATGCAACGCAGCCTCCCTTTTTAACTCTCCCCAAGAACGCTTACTTCTGAGAAAGCACACGCACACTCGCACTATTTTCACACCCCATAGCCCGACGCTATCGCACAGGATGCTGAAAGCATTCAAAATCAAGGAATTCGACCTAGAGCCTATCTACGCACAGTGGACCGATGGGCCGGTTTTTACGGGAAACCCGAAGAAGGATATGCCGGTTGAGGAGTGGCTGGAGAAAATCAAGGAGGGATGTATAGCGCGCGGCGTGCCGGAGGAATACTGGTACAAAGTTGCACAACATTTCATGGGACCAAAGGCTAAAGCTCGGTAAGCCGTTCGCATTTCGACGAAGTAGGAGATGTATTGACTACGTAACAGTCTGGACGAGTTGAAGCAAGTCATTGTAAAAGTTAATGGAGGAAAGTACCGCTGGACTTGGAAAAAATTCAAGATCGCAGTGGTGAACTTGGGCTGTGAGCTGTGGCGGCCGTTACCTATCGAAAGTACCACTAACATAAACTCTAGGGTCCATCGACAAAGACGCCAAAGAAACCATTAAAGTCCAACAAAAGGGCACGTCGTTGTGGTTCTTCAAGAAAAAAGATACGACGGCCGTTGAGGCGCCATCAGAGGCTGAAGAAGGGCCTGAATGCCCTACACGATCGACGTCATCGACGTCATCGAATTCAACGTGGTTCTCAAAGAAAACTATTGTGGAGGAGCCGGAAGAGATCGAAACGCCGGGGGTTGCTGCAGCAGCGCAGCCCAAGTTATCACGGGCCGCGACTTTCACCGGATTTTGGCCAACACGCATGAACACGAAGGATGAAAAGGAGCTTCCAGCGAGACCACCGAACACACCAAACACCAAGGCCAAGTCCGACACGATGATCGTGGCCTCCAAAGGTGGCAGTAAACAGGATGCTGTTGCGCCTCGTTCCCAAACAGACGGTGGTGAAGGTGAGGACGGTTTGTATATCCCGCATTACGGCGCGCTGATCGGAGAAACTTTTGGTAGTGGTGACAGCCACGACTCAGGTGCCTGTGTGGCTCCTCAACGCGTGTAACGCCCTCGAGTTTATCACCAGCGAGCATCCGAAAGCAATGAGTATCATAAGCGCAATCCTTATCACGGCAGGATCGATTCCAACGATTCCAGCCATCGCAGCTGGGGCAGGAGGTGCTGTATTGGCCTCGGGTGCCGCACATGCTATTGGTGCAATTGCAGTGGGTGTTGGTCAGGCGCTGAATGCAGGTGTTCAGCACGGACAGAAGAAGCAGGAGGGACAGGGTGCTGGGTCATCCCATTGATCAGAGACGATAGATTATAGTATTGTAGGACCACCTAAGTATACCGACCTTGCCTGCTTATCCTTATTGAACCTTTAATTGTATTTTCGGCGATCCCAGAGATATCGATCGTCAATGCCGTCAACTTCCTCGTCAATGACCACAGTTCCATCGATATGAGGTAAATCAATGTCTGCATCCTCGCAAACAATTTTCAAATCCGGAGGTATAGGGGAGCGAATCTTCAAACGATAACGTTTTCCCCGTTCCGTGTATTTCTGTGTGTCCGCCAATAAACATAATGTTTTGAATATAAAGAGGGTTACCCACATAGAACGAAATCTCAGAAGCATGTAAAAACAACCGATTTTCTGGGATATCTGTGACTTCAGCAATCGCTGGAGCTAAGGGCTTTGAGGAGTAAAGTGAGTCGCCGACAATAGGTGCTAAAGGAAATTGTCAGCCATTTCCAAGTGgaaaaaatatacatacTTTGCAATATTTTTGCAAGGTGTATCCGCAACTGGTGCTTGTTACCTGTCACTAGCCCGAGTCTCAATAAAGAAAGAGGTATTTTGGTCTTCTCACTTCAGAAATGACACCTAAAACAATGTGAAAGACTTACGGATGCACCCAACACCTCCCATTCTGTAATAGCTTCCTTCCCTGAATCATCTATCTGAGCCCGTCCATCAAGGTAAGAAATAGGCGCTTCGATGCGGCCTTGCTTGGAGCTGAATGACTTTTCTCCACCACGGACAAGGGCCAGATAACTCTTCTGTACCGTGCCCTGAGTGAATTGGCGGGAGAGCGACTTGCCACTGACGCTATTCAACGCGACAAGAAGGCAGCCTGTGGTAGGCTGACCGACCCGTAAGAATGTGCGTTGAATACTTATTCATTACACACCTTGTCCAGTCGGTGAACAGAACATGGCTCAGAGGCAGGTATCCATCGCTTTATGTCTTGACATAATATATCGTAAACATGGACATGGCACATATTCGTAGACAGACCTTTATAGATGGAGTCGAGGCGTTTCTTCACACTAGATGATTCAGACATCATATGTCACTATATTATATTCTACTCACATCATCTCCTGTATTATGCTTTCCCAGTTGACAAATGAGATTGGGCGGCTTGTTCAGCACGACGACCTGTCGATCTGCGTATAGCACATGCGATTTCAGCCACGTATTGCCTCTTGAAGCAAGCCACTGATATATATCTCGTTGAGTCACGCGCTTCGATAATGTTGTCGTCAAGGCCATGAGATATTCGCTATGGAAGAAAGCTTGAAAGCAACGTTCAGGTTGGGAGTTGTTAGAAAAAGGTTGACAGTACCGACGTGCGAGACGAAAAGTTGTGTAACAGTTTAGAATTTCTCATCACGGGACTGAAACTACCTTGGCGCGCGTCGCGTACTGGGAGCATCAGCCTCGTGACCAGGCTGGTCACGGGTCTACTGAGAAATTAATGGAGAGCGAAAAGGCAAACTGGTCGCAAAGAAACGGCTCAGATTGTGGTGAAGTGTGCATGGCCATATTAGGCGCCTATACAATTGATGGCACGATGATTTTAGACATTACACAAGGCTGTTTACTTCGCGTCGCATATTTTGGATGTACCAAGGCTATCGATTATACATGATTTGCAGACAGATACTTCTCCACTAGTACTTGTTAGCACAGGTATCGTACCAAACAAATCTCGCTCAAAATTCTGCGCAATGCACCCGCCATATATCCCAGTCTCTTTCTAGCCTTACATCATGTTCCAGCCTTGGATACACACGCCAAGTTGAATGGAACGCGCTCTCTAAAAACTCACGGCATTGTGTTTCCCATCTTTCGATGTCTTTTTGAGGCCTGTCAGATTTTCATGTGATGTTGGTCGACACCAATACCCGTTTCATATCCTTGCTTCCATCGGAATTTCTCCTAGAGCTGAGTATACCAGAAAGGCGCTCATCCCATACCATCATCGCATTTTTTAAGTATGGGAAAGAAAAACGATACGGGTAATCCTTAATTCTGATGCGGATTTCGAGCACTTCAAGCGATGATGGCATCGAGTTCTTGAGCAACGAAGAGGATGTGAGCAGagaagaaactgttcctcCTGTCCCGTACTCCAACTCAAAGTCAACCTTAAGCGTGTGTAAAGACTGAAGGGCATCAAGGCTTATGACCAGATCGTTTTGAGGACCTGTGAGGAGATATGCTCttgtcctttttttcttcgacaTGACTTCAAACTTACCGATCACAGTCAGAAAGGCAATTTCAAGTATTTCCAACCGATTCGTGGCTCCAAGTATCTCTCGCAAGCTCTTCAAGCTGTCGAAGTGTGTTAGCGTGACTTTGAGCGAGACAAGCGACGCGAACATTGGCGAACGGATATCAGCGAAGCGGAAATTGATGAGGGATTCAAATGTCATATCAAGCTGCATCGACAAGGAGGTTAATTCCACGCCGACAACAGCACTTGATTCTGCCGAAGTTGTGTTTGATGGGCCAAGATTGCGAGGCGAAAAAAGCGCCTGTGGGCTGAAGTATGACATACCGAGATGAAGTTGTTTGAGAGTACTGCATGTCAATATGAGATTTAAGGGCACGTTCCGGATGCATCCCAGACGAAGATCCGTCAGCTGGGACGTTGTGACCAGGGAGTTCAGTGCTCCTGAAAGCGAGACCTCGAGTTCGTCCCAGGTGCACCCCAGAATTGAAGCATAGCGCACCTCGAGGACGAGCCTGCGCGGCGCAAATAGTGGACCGATTGCCAGTGGAGACGTGTTTCTAAAGATGCTGTTGAGTATCAATGCAACTGATCCGTCGTACAAGCATGAAAGTATTATGCCGGAACCATTATC
This genomic interval carries:
- a CDS encoding putative RNA pseudouridine synthase ZMO0505, translating into MSESSSVKKRLDSIYKGLSTNMCHVHVYDILCQDIKRWIPASEPCSVHRLDKPTTGCLLVALNSVSGKSLSRQFTQGTVQKSYLALVRGGEKSFSSKQGRIEAPISYLDGRAQIDDSGKEAITEWEVLGASTKIPLSLLRLGLVTGNKHQLRIHLAKILQTPIVGDSLYSSKPLAPAIAEVTDIPENRLFLHASEISFYKYTERGKRYRLKIRSPIPPDLKIVCEDADIDLPHIDGTVVIDEEVDGIDDRYLWDRRKYN